A stretch of DNA from Candidatus Cloacimonadota bacterium:
TGTTGGGTGGAATCCGGCTCAGGTTTTGCAGATAAGCTTGGTGCTCGTTGCCCATTTTGAACACCGCTGAAGCCAGCGTGTCACCGCTAAGCTGGCTTTGTTTCAGCAGCAGGGCCAGGCCCTTGCGTTGCTGTTCGAGGGCGTTGTAGTGCTGATGGTTTTCCGCGGCGGTGGGCAGCGGCACCAGCAAGGCGGGAAGGCGGTTTTCGGTGAGTTCGGTGATGGTCATCGCGCCGGCGCGGGTCACGGCCACCTTGGCGAGTTTGTAAAAATCCTTCAGTTGGGGTGAAAAAGCGAAGATATGCACTCCCTCTATGTGTTGGTAACGGGCAGAGAACTCTGCGTAGCCGGTCTGGCCGGTTTGCCAGATGATCTGCCAGCCCTGCTGCGTGAGACGGGGCAATGCGGCGGCCACGGCAGTGTTGATGGCCAGCGAACCCTGACTGCCGCCGGTAACGAGCAATATCGGCCTGCCGGCATCAAGGCCGATCTCTTCGGGACTGATGGTTTGGGGTTGGTCCACCCGCCGCGGAAGCGGGATGCCGACCTGGCGCAGCTTCGTTTGGGGCAGGTATTTGGCGGTGCCGCTGAAACCCGTGAAAACGATCCGGCTGTATTTGGCCAGGTGTTTTGTGGTGAGGCCCGGATAGCTGTTGCATTCGTGGAAATAGAGGGGAAGGCGGAGCACGGCCGCGGCGATGCCCACGGGACCCGAAACGAAACCGCCGGTGCAGATCACCGCCGCAGGCTTGATCTTGCGCAACGCTTTCAGACAGGCGAAAGTGGAGGACGCGAGAAAGACGGGAAAGAGCAGATTGGCCAGATTGAGCTTGCGGTGGAGTTTTTGCACGTGGATGCCGTGGAAAGGATATCCCTCTGCCGTGAGCAGCGTTTCTTCCATGCCTCCGCGGTTGCCGATGAAACTGGCCTGATGGCCCAGCGTTTGCAACTGCTGCGCGATGGCGATGGCGGGGAAGATATGCCCACCCGTGCCGCCACAACCCAGCACGAAGCTCAGGCCGCCTGTCTGCTTCAAATCTTGCTTAGCGTTCACTTTCCATGTCCTTGTTGCTTGGGGCTGGTAAAAATGGCCTCAGCAGGTGGTAATAAGCCATGCCCGGCCCCGGGGCTCTGATCGCCCCAAAGCTGATCAATCTGAGAAAACGGTAGCCGCTCGGGATACGGATCACATCTGCCTCCGTTTGGCGGTGAGATTGAGCACAAGCCCGATGGAGACGGAATCCACCAGCAGTGCCGTGCCGCCATAACTAACGAAGGGCAGCGTGTTGCCGGTTGCGGGGATGATGGACATGCTCACGCCGGTGTTGATGAGGGCGTTGAAAAAGATGTTCATGCCAAGGCCGGCCATCAGATACTTATGATAGCGGTTTTCCTGCGTTTCGGCCAGCTTGAGGATGCGGAAAAAGAGCAGGGCGTGCAGCAGCAGCACAAGGGCCGCGCCAAGGAAGCCGAATTCCTCGCCGATGATGGTGTAGATATAGTCGGTGCGGGCTTCAGGCAGGAAATAGTGTTTGGCCCGGCCGTGGGCCATGCCCGTGCCCAGAAAACCTCCGCTGGTGAGCGCGGTGAGGCTTTCCTTCACCTGATATTCCTCGGCCGAATTGCTGGGCGCGGGACGGTTTGGCACCAGCAGCGAATAGACTTTGTAGGTGTTGATGCGGTCGGAACGGAAGGAATCGCCTTTGGCGATGATCACGGTGCCGGCGATCAGGCCCAGCATCAGCACTCCCAGCACGAAACGCTTACGCAGGCCGGCGTAGAAAAGCATGCCCAGAAGGGTGGCACCGCCGATGATGAGCGTGCTGAGATGCTTGCCGAGGAAGATGAGCACGAAGATCACCACAGTATAGAGGATCAGCGGGATGAACTCCATGCCGAGTTCCTTCACGTTGGCGAGGTTGATCTTGTCCTGTTTGGAATCCAGATAGCCGGCAAAGAAGAGGATCAGCACCAATCGCGCCATAGTGCTGGGTTGAATGCCCACGGGGCCGATCATCAGCCAGCGTTCTGCGCCTTTGGTTTTCACGCCGATGAGGAAGACCAGCACCAGCAGGCCCATGATGAGATAGACCAGCCAGCGGTTGAGGGGGCGCAATTTGTCCACTTTCACGAAGTAAACCGTGATGATGGCGGCCAGTACAGAGACGCCCACGAAGACGGCGTGGCGGTAGAAATTGACCATGGTGCTCTGCACGGAGGTGATGTCCAGCATCACCAGAAGCCCGATCACCAGCAGCGCGAGATAGCAGCCCAGGATGGTGTTGTCGATGGAGACGATGTAGGAGGTGTTTCTATTCTTTTTCATATTCGCTCCTGATCCGCTGCACGATCTCCTTGAAAACCTCGCCGCGGTGCTCGTAGTTGCGAAAGCGGTCGAAGCTGGCACAGGCGGGGGAGAGGACAATGATGTCGCCGGGAACGGAATCGGCAAAGGCGGCGCGGACACAGGCTTCGAAATCCTCCACCCAGGCAAGTTCGAGCTGGCCTTCCCAGGCGGCGCGCATCTGCTCTGTGGTGCCGCCGGTAACGTAAACCTTGCGGGCACGCTGCTGCAGCATGGGGGTGAGCACGGAAAAATCCTCGCCTTTGTCGGAGCCGCCCATGATCACGCGGATGGGTTCGTCGAAAGAGGTGAGGGCGGATTTCACGGAATCGGTGTTCGTGGCCTTGGAATCGTTGTAGAAGAAGATGCCGTTGATGAGGGCGACGAACTCGAGGCGGTGGGTGAGAGGCTCAAAGCTTTTGGCAGCCTCGATGGCGAAGGCGAGGTCATGGGTGAGGGCGTCCACAGCAAGCAATGCCGCCATCGCGTTGGCGTGGTTGTGGGGGCCGCGGATCTTGAGTTCGCTCACGGGTAGTTTGTGGCGGAGGCCGATCTGGATCGCGTCGCGGTTCAGCCAGGCTTCACAGTCGGGCGGGGTACTGGTCAGCGAATAGCGCAGCCGGCGGGACTTGATCAGGTGCTGATGTTCCACGATGGGTTCCGAATCCAGGCAGATAACAGCGGTGTCCGCTTGCGTTTGATTGGTGAACAAGCGGAATTTGGAGGCGGTGTAGTCGGCAAAGGAGGCATAGCGGTCAAGGTGATCGGGTGTGATGTTCAAAAGCACGGCCACCTCGGGACGGAAGTTTTGGATGAGATCAAGCTGGAAACTGCTGATCTCGAGCACGATGAAATCTATGCCCGGTTTCTCTATCGGCCAGGAACAGAAGGCGGAGCCGATGTTACCCGCCAGAATGCTGTTGTAGCCCATGTTTTTGAGGATGTGGTGGATTAGAGAGACGGTGGTGCTCTTGCCGTTGGAGCCGCTCACGGCGATCAACCGGCTGTCGCCGCTCTTGACGCGGAAGCCGAGCTCGATCTCGCTGATGAGTTCGATGCCTTTGGCGCGCGCTTTGGCTATGATGGGCAGATTTAAGGGGATGCCGGGGCTTACGATCCAAGTGTCGCATTGGAAGAGGCGGTCGCTGTGGCCGCCGAATTCGCAGGCAAAATCGCGGGTGAGGGTGTCCGCGCCGCTGATCTTTTCCAGCGGCTGGGAATCGCTCAAAAAGGCAGTTCCGCCCAATTCCTTGATCTTGCAGGCCGCCGCGATGCCGCTGCGGGCAAGTCCGAGAATGGCATAGTTTCGGGACGCGTCAAACAATTTTCACATCTCCTTAGCGCAGTTTGATGGTGCTTAGCCCCACCGCCAGCAAGAGGATCGCCACGATCCAGAAGCGGATCACGATCTTGGATTCGTGCATGCCCTTCATCTCGAAATGGTGGTGGACCGGCGCGCAGAGGAACACCCTTCTGCCTTCGCCGTATCTGCGTTTGGTATGCTTGAACCACGTGCGTTGGATGATCACGGAAAGCGTTTCGGAGATGAAGAGGAAGCCGATGATGACGAAAAAGATCTGCTCCTGCAGCAGGATGGAGATTACGGCCAGAATGCCGCCCAGCGTTAGCGATCCGGTGTCGCCCATGAAAACTTCCGCGGGGTGGGAATTGAACCAAAGAAATCCGATCAGTGTGCCGATCAGTCCAGCGATGAACACCGTCAGCTCACCCGCGGTGGGAAGGAATTCCAGCTGCAGATAGGCGGCGGAATTGAAGTTTCCCTTCAGATAGCTCATGATGCCCAGGCCAACTGCCGAAAAGATCATCACGCCGGCGGAGAGGCCGTCGAGCCCGTCGGTGAGGTTCACGGCGTTGGAGATGCCCGTGATGTAGAAAACCATCAGCGGAATGAACGTCCAGCCGAGGGGGATGATGAGATTCTTGAAAAAAGGTATCTGCAGATTGGTGACCGTGCCGCTGGTGCCGCCGTAAAAGATGGCCAAAGTGAGCAGCAAACCCACGCTGATCTGCCCCCACAGCTTGTATTTGGGTACCAGACCCTTCGCCAGCTTGAGGAAGTTTTTCAGATAATCGTCTAAAAAACCAAAGATGCCCAGCCACAGCGTGGTGAGAAACATCATGATGATGGAGCGGTTCGTAAGGTCGTTCCAGAGCAGCGAGGCGATCAGCAGCCCGAAGATGATCAGCAGCCCGCCCATCGTGGGCGTGCCCGCTTTGGCGCGATGTTTTTCGGGTACGTCCTCGTCGATGGTTTCCACTGCCGCTTTGCGCTTCAACAGGCGAATGAAGGAGGGTCCCACGAACAGGGTGAAGAGCAGCGCGGTGAGGAAGGCGCCAAGGGAACGGAAAGTGATGTAGCGCAATACGTTGAACACGATGCTGTAACGGGCCAGGGGGTAGAGCAGATGGTAGAGCATTAGCGTTCTCCTCTCAGCTGGGGCAGCAGTTTTTCGAGATGGATGGAGTGCGAGGCTTTTACCAGCACCACCGCGCCTGTGGCCAGGCCGGACAGCACGCCGCTGGCCAGCATGTCTTCAACCTTGGCGAAATGCCTTCCCTGCAGATGCGAATCCTGCTGATGATAGCGCGGCGCGTGCTCGCCGACGGTGTAGAGGGCGTCGTAACCCTTCTCACAGAGGATGGCGCCGATCATGTCGTGATAATCCGCGGCGGCGGGGCCAAGCTCCAGCATGTCGCCCAGAATGGCTATGTGCGGACGCGCGGGCTCCAGAGTGTGCCAGTATTCGATGGCGCTTTGCATGGAGACGGGGTTGGCGTTGTAGCAGTCGGCCAGCAACAGCAGGCTGGGAAGGTCTTCGCGCTGCAAACGCAATTCCAGTTGGATGGGATCCGCCAAAGCCTTTTGCATCGCGGCCTCATCAATTCCGCAGTGACTGCCCGCGGCAATGGCGAAGGCGGCGTTTTTGGCCAGATGCGGCACCGGATAAGGGATCGTGTAGGCTGCGCCATTCACTTTAAAGGAACAAACCTGAGCGTCGCATTCCACATCGCTGAGGCGGAAATCCGCGTTTTCCGAGAAGCCAACGCTCTTTCCCTGCTTGGCATAGGCTGCGAAGCGGGGATCGTCGGCATCGAACAGGCGGATGTCCAGCGGCCGGTTGAACAGCGCGGTTTTTTCGCGATAGACGCCGTCTTCGTCGATGAGCTTTTCCAGGTGCGAAGGGCCGATGTTGATGATAATACCGGCGTCGGGGGCACAGATTTCGCTGAGAGTGGCGATCTCGCCAAAGGCGTTGGTGCCCAGCTCGAAGATGGCATAGCGCTGTTCGGGGCGGAGGTTGAGGATGGTCTGGCAGAGGCCGATGATGTTGTTGGCATTGGCCAGGGTCTTCAGTGTGGGCGCGGCGGCGTCGAACACGGCAGCCAAAAGCTCTTTGGTGCTGCTTTTGCCGGTGCTTCCGGTGAGCGCGATCTTATAGACGGAAAACATCAAAAGATACTTGCGGCAGAGCGTGGACATCGCCCGCAGCGGTTCTTCCACGCGCAGATAGTTATTCCAGCCGTTGGCATCGATGCTGCCCACGCCCAGGTTGTTCGCTTCGCGCAGGATTTCGCCCAGATAGGCGTTGCCGTCGAAATTGGCCCCGCGCAGGGCGAAGAACACCGATCCCGGCGTGAGGGAACGGCTGTCGGTGGAGATCCTGGGATAGGTTGCGGGCGCTTTGTAGCCTTTGCTTTCGGAGGGAGGGGCCGCGCAAAGCAGCTCCAGCATGAGGCGGTCGAGGGGCAGGCTGAGTTCGCCTTCCGGCTGTTTTCCAAAATCAGCCGCGTTCATGTATTCAGCGGCTATCGCGGCATCGTCAAAAGGATGGCGCACGCCTTCGATATCTTGGTAGGTCTCGTGTCCCTTGCCGCAGAGCAGAACGACGTCGCCAGGCCGGGCAAGTCTTATAATGGCGTGGATGGCCTCACGGCGATCGCGGATGATCCACCATGGCAGCCACATGTCCGTGCCGGTAACAATCTCGCGGATGATCGAGTCGGGATCTTCTCCGCGGGGGTTGTCGTCGGTGATGATCACTGCGTCGGCGAATTGCAGGGCCGCCTTCAGCATCAGCGGACGTTTGCCACGATCACGTTCGCCCCCGGCACCCAGGAGGCAGAGTACGCGTTTGGGGCGCAGGTCGCGGCTGGCGCGGAGCACATTCTCCAGGGCGTCGGGAGTGTGCGCGTAATCCACGAAAACGCCTATGCCATGCTTGTTTGGGACCCTTTCGAAACGTCCCCGCACGGGCGGCACGTGGTTCAGCGCCTGTTCGATCTGCCGCTTTTCAAAGCCCATCAGATTAAGCGTCGCAGCGCCCATGGCAAGGTTGGACACGTTAAATTTTCCGATCAGAGGCGAGCGGATGTTCACCACCCCTTCGCGGCATTGCAGGGCAAAGCGGCTCTGCTCCCAGTCGTTGGGGCTGTTGTCGCCCCGGATCACGAAGTCCGCCTCAGCGCTGCCCAAGCTGAAAACATATGCCCCTTGCGATTTCAGTTCATCATAAATGTGTTTGCCAAAACTGTCGTCGGTGTTCACCAGCCCCACTGCTTTTCCCTGCAGCGTTCCAGAAAAGAGCTTCAGCTTCGCTTCACCGTATTCCTCCATGCTGCGGTGGAAATCCAGGTGTTCGCGGCTGAGGTTGGTGAAGAGGCAGTAGTCGAATTCGATGCCATAAACGCGGTCCAAGGCAAGCGCGTGGGAGCTTACCTCCATGAAGACGATGTTCAGCTTGCGAGCTGCCATTTGCGCGAAGATGCCGTTGAGCTGCAATATGTCCGGCGTGGTGTGCCGCGTTTCAAAATGTTCGTCATTGATGTAATAGCCCAGCGTGCCGATCCAACCCGCGTCGATGCCGAGTTCACGCACCGCTTTAAACAGCAGCATGGAAGTGGTTGTCTTGCCGTTGGTTCCGGTAACGCCAACGAGGCGGAAGGAAGAGCTGGGATCGTTGTAAAAAAGTTTAGCCAACAGCGCCGCAGCCCTGCGGGAATCGCTCACGCGGATGGCTGGCAGAGGGTCGGTGAAATCGTATTCGCCCACTATGAGGGCGGCCCCTTTGGCGCGGGCGTCGGCGATGAAGCGGTGACCGTCGGAAACCTGTCCCCTGATGCAAACAAAGATGTCGCCGGTTTCGATCTCGCGGTTGTCCACGCGCACCACCCCGTTCAAACACTCGATGCCTTCGAGGGCCTGGGTTTGCAGCAGCAGATCGTGTTGCGTGAAGAGCCGCAAAACCTCGCTCAGGTTCATATGGAAGCCTCCAGCAGGCAGACGGTGTTCTTGGTCACGCGGGAGCCGGGTTGGATGGATTGCGAGCGCACGATGCCCGAGCCGCGGATGCGCAGCGCCACTTTCTCGCAGGCGGCCAGCTGCATCGCCTTGCGCAGCGTGAGGCCGGTGAGGTCGGGCATGCTGCCATGCACCGCGGTTTCAGGTGCGTCACCAGCTTTGCGACCTATCTTCACGGTGATGGGATGGCCCGGATCGATGGCCACGTTCGGCTTCGGGAATTGGTCGACCACCACGGAAGAGGAGTCGGCGCCCACGATGGTGTAGGAAAAGCCGTATTGAATGAGGATGGCCTCCGCCTGGCTGATATGCTTTCCGCGCAGATCGGGCATACGTTTGGAGCTTTGCATCAGGCGTTCGTCGAAGGCGAGGATGTTGCAGTTTGGCATGAACAGGATGTCTTCCACGATCTGTTTGAAAGTGGGCGCGGCGCTGGTGCTGCCGTAATGGTAGCCGATAGCGGGCTCGTCGTAGAAAACGATCATCACCATCTTGGGCGCTTCCACGGGGAACATGCCCACGAAAACAGAGTTGTATTTGCCGCCGGCATAGCCTCCGCCGCCTTCCGCCGCTTTCTGAGCGGTGCCGGTCTTGCCGCCCATGGTGATGTAATCCATCTTGATGTGGCGCGCCGTGCCGCGGTCGACCACCGTCTGCATGTAGTAGCGAACGGTGTCCGCGGCCGCCTTGCTGGCCACCTGGCGCAGCACCTGCGGCTCGAATTGTTCGATTATCCTGCCGTTGTTGTCGGTAACCGATTCCAGCAAATAGGGCTTCACCATCCTGCCGCCGTTGGCCACCGCGCAAAAGGCCGCCGCGTGCTGGAGGGCGGTAACTGAGATGGCTTGTCCGAAGGATATGGAATGCAGCGTGTAGCCGTCCCAATTGTTCAGTTTGGCGAACATGCCGCTGCTTTCGCCGCTCAGTTCCAGCCCTGTTTTCTGGCCGTAGCCAAGGGCGATGAACTTCTCGTAAAGTGTTTTGGCGCCGATCTTGTCGCCGATCAGCGCGATGCCCACGTTGCTGGATTTGCAGATGATGTCCACGGGGCGGATCATGCCGTAGCTGTGCGTGTCCGAGATGGTGCGGCCGCGGATGGTGATCGAGCCGCTGGGGAAAAGGTCTTTGTGGCTCACCACTTTCTTGTCGAGCGCCACCAGCATTGTGAGCGGCTTCATCGTTGATCCCGGCTCGAACATGAAGCTGACGGGGATGTTGGACTTCACGCGCACCAGCCCCGGATCGATGTATCTGTCTTCGGCGGAAACGCCCGCCATAGCCAGGATGCGTCCCGTATGCGGGTCCATCACGATCGCGCCGCCGTTTTTGGCCTTGTATTTCTCCAGGCCGGCGTAGAGGGCGTTCTCCACTACTTCCTGGATGTTGGCGTCGATGGTGAGGTGCAGGTTGTTGCCGTCGCGCGAAACTTTTTCATGCAGGTTCGGATAGGGCATGCGCCTGTGTTTGGCGTCGTACACCACTTCCCGCCAGCCGTATTCGCCGGCCAGGTAATCGTCGTAGCTGGATTCGATGCCGCAGCTGCCGCTGAGCTTGTAGAGCGAGCGGTTGCCTGTTTCGGCGTCGTAGCCTTCCGAGACAGCGCGCACGCTGCCCAGCAGCCGCGCGGCCAGAATGTTGCGCGAATAGATGCGCTTCATCGAGGCGAAACTGTGGCTGAGCCCCGGCAGCTTGTCAGTTTCAAAGGCTTTCACGATCTTTTCCAGCTCCATCTCGCGCACCTTGTTCGTGATCTGAATGGAGCTGAGTTTGTCGTTCATAGTCAGGCGCTGCAGCACCGCCTCGGGTTTCACGCTGCAATTGTTGCCTATTGCCTTGCTTATCAGCTGGTAAGCCTTGCTTAGTTCAAGTTTTTTCTCATCCCCCCAAAGCTTCACCGCGTTGCGGTCGATATCCAGCTGGTAATAGCTGATGGAACTCACCAGCAGATTGCCGTTGGCGTCGTAGATGGAACCCCGGGTGGGGATGATGATCTCTTTGTGGGGGGTATAGCGTGTGAGGCGCTGCTGATCGAGCTCGAAGGGGTCAAATATTTGCAGGGCGAAAAGGTAGCCCACCCAAACGAGGGTCAGCAGGCCGAATGTCGCTGCCAGCAGTTTGTAGCGGGAGCGCATCGTGGCCTAGTCCAGCAGGATCTGAACTTCCTTCGCCTGCGCTTTGGAAGCGAAGAGGTCAATGATGCAATAGCTTTCCCGGTCTTGTTCGTCCGCGGGTTCGTGAACGTAGATGATCTTGCCAGCCTGCACCGGCTGTCCGTTGGCGTCAACGCTCATCAGCTCGGCGAATTGCCGTCCGCTGCGCAGGTCGTCGCTTTCCACCTTCAGTTCGGTGTTGATGTTCTTTTCCGCGGCGAGTTTGGTTTCCATCCGCGCCAGTTTCTGCGTGGCGCGCACCATCTGGTTGGCATTCCAAAAGTTGGCAAATACCGCCGTGACGGCGATCAAGATCAAGATCACGAATTTGGCTCTCATGTTTCCCCCATGATTTTTTCCGCCGCGCGCAGCTTGACACTGCGGGAGCGGGTGTTTGAAGCGGTCTCTTCGTCGCTGGCCGCGAGCGGTTTTTTGGTGAGCAAGGCCAGCTGTTTGTGTTTGCCGCAGTTGCAGTGCATCGCCCTGGGAGGGCAGACGCAGCCGTCGGCGGCGGTTTTGAAAACGTTCTTCACGATTCTGTCTTCCAGCGAATGATAGCTGAGCACCACGATCCTGCCGCCGGGGCTAAGCAGATTCACGGCGTCCTGCAAAGCCGGCGCCAGCACTTCCAGTTCGCGGTTCACATGGATGCGCAGGGCCTGAAAGATGCGGACTTTGCTCTTCAGCGATTCCCTGCTGCCCGTGCCGGCCACGCTTTCGATCACGCGGGCAAGCTCGGCAGTGGTTCGCAGTGGCTGTTTCACGCGTTCCTTCACGATCTTCGCCGCGATCCGGCCGGCGTTCAGCTCTTCGCCGTAGTCTTTGAAAACCCTGGTCAGTTCAGCCTGCGTGAGCGTGTTCACGGCGTCGGCAGCGGAATAGTTTTGCCCGCGGTCCATGCGCATGTCCAGAGGCGCGTTGCCGTCGATGCTGAAACCGCGTGCCTGCTCATCCAGCTGATGTGACGACACGCCGAGGTCGAACAGCGCGCCGTCGATGCTTTTCACTCCGCGCAGCGCGAGTTCCGTGCGCAGCCTGGAAAAATTCGTGCCGATCAGTTCGCAGCTGTCGCTATAGGCGGCCAAGCGCTCCTTTGCCTCCGCCAGCGCGTCGGCGTCCTGATCGAAGCCGTAAACCCTTATCCTCTCTGTGGCCTGCAGCATTCCCAAAGCGTGCCCGCCGCCGCCCAAAGTGGCGTCCACATACACCCCGCCGGCCCGCGGTTGCAGGTAGGCAACGCATTCGGTCAACATCACGGGGGTGTGGTAAACTTTCATCTTCTGCCCTTGTGCCAGAGTTTGGCGTCGAATCTGCTGCGTATCTCCGCCTCGTAGTTGTCGAGGTCGAGGTAGAATCGTTCAGGATTCCACAGCGAAATGAGGTGGTGGTCGCCTTTCACCACGCAGCGGTCGGTGATGCCCGCCTTGCGCAATTCACGCTCCGGCAGCCGCACCCGGCCGGGGCCTTCGAGCTCAGCTTCCGCCACGGCGCAACGGATCAGCATCGAGCGGAAATCCTGCTCCACATCGCTGCCTTCCGCCAGCTCCGCCAGCGTGGAATACCAATTGTCCAGGGGATATAGCGCGATGGAGTTGTCGAAACCCGCCGTGATCACCACCGTGCGCTGTGATTCTTCGCTGAATCTGCGCTTGAACAAGGCGGGGATGATCACCCTTTGGTTGTGCACCGCGTTTTCCCAATAACCGTTGAATGGTCCTGACATCTAAGCTTCCTTATCTCTCTGTTTTGCCGTCAAACCGCTGCTGATTTGACTTCCAGCCGCAGCCTTCATGATTCTCTCTGACACTGTATGACTTTTTTTGACATCCTGTGCCGTTTATATGACATCCAGTTTTCTTGTCAAGCAGAATCTGCGCTTTTTTGAATTTTTCCCCAAACCAAGGCCAATTTTATCGGGATCACTTGATCGCGAATTGAGCATGGAAGCGTGAATTGAGATAGCCTTTCCCAGATAAAACCCATACTTGGCTCCCAATATCAATACGGTATCAATACGGAATCAAT
This window harbors:
- a CDS encoding protein MraZ, which translates into the protein MSGPFNGYWENAVHNQRVIIPALFKRRFSEESQRTVVITAGFDNSIALYPLDNWYSTLAELAEGSDVEQDFRSMLIRCAVAEAELEGPGRVRLPERELRKAGITDRCVVKGDHHLISLWNPERFYLDLDNYEAEIRSRFDAKLWHKGRR